The nucleotide window TTCACCGAGTTCAGTTTGAAACCGAGTTCAAGGTGATTTCTGAAATTTGGGAAAAGGTTGCGAGGGTTCGCCAAACCATGGGTGGAATTCGACCAACTATGGATCTGGTTGATCCGAATGAGGATCGAAGAGCACGACTTGAGAGACGTTTTAAACCATTCCCAATGGCACTAGATGAGCTAATTCGAACCGTGGATTTGCACAGTCCTTTCTACCCACAGAATCTTTTTACCGAACTGTCTGGGGCTATTCAGATCGCAAGACGTGAGGAAACAGACGTTCTTACGAGCAAATTAGACGAACGCGACTGGTTCGATAGAGGTAGAAGTAATTTCGATGAGTTCGTGAAACGAGCGGACGTAATATCAGCGCTTATTCGTGAGAGGCTTTCCACCCTCCGTGTATCGTAACCAAGGCGCTGTTTTGCAAAAGGCCCAAAACATCTATAATTCTATTCCCTAACTGCTTGAAATTCCTGCTGCAGCCTATCCGTATTTACAGGGTTCAATAGTAAATCATTCTGGCCAGAGGCTGGGAGCTCAACTATTGCAGAGCAGGATCCAGCATCCATTCGACCCAAATAGGAGATGGGGTCGGGCCAGTCTATACAGCTCTGGGGCCTTTTAGAAGATAAGCCGCGCAGACACGAACAGATAGTCACTGTTCTTATCATTAGGCGAACCAGCCACCCCTTGCTTTAAGAGATTGGAGTAATAGCTGCCTTTGATCAGATACAGCCATCCTCCTTCAACGATGAGATTCGGGCTCACTGTCCAGGCCACGCGCGTGTCAAAGTCCATGCCCAGATAGGTACCAGCTTGTCCTTTCGGGTCTTGCAAGTTTGCCCCTTGGAATAGGTCTTTGGCCTGTGCCAACCACCAAAACCGCTGTTTGAACGAGACCTGAAAATTCTTCACCGGTTGCACCGAAATGACATACCCCGGGGAGTTGATATTCGACCGCTTGAACAGGCCCCAAATACCTGTCGGGTTGAAGGAAAATCCGTATGTGCCGAAGAGCGGGTCAAAGGTACCATTCTGAGTATCGTTGGGATCTTTATCGCCGCTAGCATAGTCATATTCAACGCGAATCGCTGGTTTCCACAGAGCATTGAACGTGTAGCCCAGTTCTCCATGCTGGAAGAATGCAAATGTCGTCAAGGGAGGGCTGCCAGGCTGCAGTGCTGATTCGCCGAACTGATAGGTGGATTCGATTTCGTAGTTGAACGCTCCCGTCGCCTCCGGCTGGAACACCCGAAAGCCCAGAGTGCTGAGATGCGGTCGCCGGCCTGTCGTGATTTGCTCTTGGTTTTGGCCGGTGGTGCCCTGCGCCAGGTCATTTTGCGTGAGAACAAAGGCATAGAGCTCGTGGTGGAGCCAGGGCCTGCGCTGATTGAGGTAGGAGAGTCCATAGAAGCTTGTGTGCGAATTCATCGTGTCAGTTGAAGTCTGATGATTTTTCATCGGACGCATGACAAACGCCCGGACTTGCCAATCAGTGGGCGTTCCCAACGACCAGTGGACGCCGACGAACGAAGGGGGGACGTTACTGTAGAAACTTCGTGCAATGAGCCGGCTTTTTCCGAAGGCCTGAGTAAACTTGCCAATCTGCAGTTCAGTCGGCTGACCCAATCCTAGAAAATTATCGGTCCACAGACTGCCGTAAAGCTGAAGCGCATCGGTCCGATTTTCCATGGTGTTACTCACGGTCACACCGTAGTTGTACAGCGGGCGGGCGTCCAGAAACTCCGCGTGAAATTTAAATGGCTTATAGCGCATCTCCATGTTGACATCGGTGCGTTCGGACAACTGTGCCCCGCCAGTAGTCTCGTTCTTCTTGACCGGCTGACTGTAGGATTCATAGCGGGTCCGGAAATCAACGCCCAAATGGAGCCAGTCCGGAACATGGAGCGCTTGATCAAGATGGAATGGCGATTGAGGGAGTTGTACGGCTGACCCATCCGACATCACGATGTCGTGGAGCCGTTGCCTGAGAGGGCCAAACCGCGGTTCCTGCTTCTCCTCGGTGGTGTCAGATGGCGGCGATGCTTCCGATCCGGGAGCTTCATGAGCCGGCGGAGTCGTGACGCGATCCTCACTTGAACATACAGCCGGAACCGAGAAAGTGAAAGTGCCACAGATCAACACAAAAGCGACGAAGGCGGTGGAGGACCTTGCTGAGCGCCCAATAATCGCGGTCATCTCCTTCAGAAGCGTGGGAGCGGAGTGAAGAGTCGAGGTGAATCCCGGCGTCCTATTGCTTGCATGCTGCGCGGTCCCGACGTCTCAGGAATGCCGCCGCCTAAGCAGTGTGGCGTGCCGTGGGGCTTAAACGTAGATACCCACGCCCTTCCGGGCGTGGCACTCTCAGAATTCAAGCTGCGCTTGTCCAGCGTGAGACGCTGGACCTTGCTCTCACCCCCGCCCTACCAGGCGGGGACCTCTCGTTAATTTAGATGGCATGCGATAGTGATCGTATAAATCATGAATCCACGAAAAGCAAACATCACGTCCTTCTTCACCACCTAGTTGATTTGTGGGCCGAGACCGTACGACTGGCTCCTGACTGCGCTGGTGTTGAGATTCAGCAAGTTGAGAGCAGTGGCTCCTGTGGGGCCCGGGTGGTCATTGGCGATTTGCGAGTAGAAATAACCATGCAGCCCGATGGACAGAAAATTGCTCACAAGTTGGTTGGTGACGTACTCAAGGTGGAATTCAGGAGCAGTCCAGTAATCGGTATGCGGGTTGGTGGTGTTGGCCATCAGGCCTCCCGTCATGAACAGCTCCGTCCCAGATTTTCGTGAAAAAAAGGTGCGGGTGGGTTCAACCAGTCACGGCCAATGGTGGTGCCGCTCCGGCAGGGTGACGCCGT belongs to Nitrospira sp. and includes:
- a CDS encoding alginate export family protein codes for the protein MTAIIGRSARSSTAFVAFVLICGTFTFSVPAVCSSEDRVTTPPAHEAPGSEASPPSDTTEEKQEPRFGPLRQRLHDIVMSDGSAVQLPQSPFHLDQALHVPDWLHLGVDFRTRYESYSQPVKKNETTGGAQLSERTDVNMEMRYKPFKFHAEFLDARPLYNYGVTVSNTMENRTDALQLYGSLWTDNFLGLGQPTELQIGKFTQAFGKSRLIARSFYSNVPPSFVGVHWSLGTPTDWQVRAFVMRPMKNHQTSTDTMNSHTSFYGLSYLNQRRPWLHHELYAFVLTQNDLAQGTTGQNQEQITTGRRPHLSTLGFRVFQPEATGAFNYEIESTYQFGESALQPGSPPLTTFAFFQHGELGYTFNALWKPAIRVEYDYASGDKDPNDTQNGTFDPLFGTYGFSFNPTGIWGLFKRSNINSPGYVISVQPVKNFQVSFKQRFWWLAQAKDLFQGANLQDPKGQAGTYLGMDFDTRVAWTVSPNLIVEGGWLYLIKGSYYSNLLKQGVAGSPNDKNSDYLFVSARLIF
- a CDS encoding transporter, which encodes MVEPTRTFFSRKSGTELFMTGGLMANTTNPHTDYWTAPEFHLEYVTNQLVSNFLSIGLHGYFYSQIANDHPGPTGATALNLLNLNTSAVRSQSYGLGPQIN